The Spirochaetota bacterium genome segment ATTTTGAAGATGAGTGTATAGAAAAGTTACGACAAATTGAACATGAAGCTGATACAGTTGCTCATGATATTATTGATAGTTTAAACAGGACCTTTATTACTCCATTTGATCGTGAAGATATCCATTCACTGGCCAATGAACTTGATGATGTTGTTGATTTATTATATGCAATTGCAAAACGTATGCGTTTGTATAGATTAAAAGGAAAAAATAAGGATGTCATAGAATTTACTAATTTAATAAAGCATTCTGTTAACTCATTATCCCAGGCAGTGAAAGGTTTACGAAATCACCGACAACCACAGCAAATACAGGATGCATGTATTGAAATAAATAAAATTGAAAATATCAGTGATCAGTTGCGAGATAGTGTTATACAGAAACTTCTTGATAGTAAAAAAGACCCTATAACAATTATAAAATGGAAGGAAATTTTTGAATTAATGGAAACAGTCTTAGATGTATGCGAGGATATATCCAACATTGTGGTTTCTATTCTTGTAAAACAAGGATAAAATAGTCATGACTTTATATATTGCGTTTTTAATTGTTCTTGCGTTGATATTTGATTTCCTGAATGGGTTTCATGATGCGGCCAATTCAATAGCA includes the following:
- a CDS encoding DUF47 family protein, whose protein sequence is FEDECIEKLRQIEHEADTVAHDIIDSLNRTFITPFDREDIHSLANELDDVVDLLYAIAKRMRLYRLKGKNKDVIEFTNLIKHSVNSLSQAVKGLRNHRQPQQIQDACIEINKIENISDQLRDSVIQKLLDSKKDPITIIKWKEIFELMETVLDVCEDISNIVVSILVKQG